In Thalassophryne amazonica chromosome 4, fThaAma1.1, whole genome shotgun sequence, a genomic segment contains:
- the p2ry1 gene encoding P2Y purinoceptor 1, translated as MTTELNLTSLLNVTDLHNHTRGCSLTKTGFQFYYLPTVYIMVFITGLVGNSLAIWMFVCHMRPWSSISVYMFNLALADFCYVLSLPFLIFYYFNKTDWIFGDVLCRLQRFIFHVNLYGSILFLTCISVHRYTGVVHPLKSLGRLKKKNAVITSALVWAVVIIGMSPILYYSRTGLKRNSTICYDTTTEDELPAYFIYSMTLTVFGFCIPFIIILGCYGMIVKALICNDMNNSHLRQKSIHLVIIVLAVFAVSYLPFHVMKNLNMRARLYFQSPDMCDFNNRVYATYQVTRGLASLNSCVDPILYFLAGDTFRRKLSRATKKPSRKGDNPFQSKSEETALNSLVEYVENGDRRL; from the coding sequence ATGACCACAGAGCTGAACTTGACTTCCCTGCTCAACGTGACTGATCTGCACAACCACACCAGAGGATGTTCCCTCACCAAAACCGGGTTCCAGTTCTACTACCTGCCCACTGTTTACATCATGGTCTTCATCACGGGCCTCGTGGGTAACAGCCTGGCCATTTGGATGTTTGTGTGCCACATGAGACCGTGGAGCAGCATCTCCGTCTACATGTTCAACCTGGCTCTGGCTGACTTCTGCTACGTCCTCTCTCTGCCCTTCCTCATCTTCTACTATTTCAATAAGACGGACTGGATATTCGGCGACGTCCTCTGTCGGCTGCAGCGCTTCATATTCCATGTGAATCTGTACGGCAGCATTCTGTTTCTGACCTGTATCAGTGTTCACAGATACACCGGGGTGGTGCACCCGCTCAAGTCTCTAGGTCGACTGAAAAAGAAAAACGCGGTTATCACCAGCGCGTTGGTGTGGGCGGTGGTTATCATTGGCATGTCCCCCATCCTTTACTATTCTAGGACCGGCTTGAAACGCAACTCGACGATTTGCTACGACACCACCACTGAGGACGAGCTGCCGGCTTATTTCATTTACAGCATGACTTTGACTGTGTTTGGATTCTGCATCCCCTTCATCATCATCCTGGGCTGCTACGGTATGATTGTCAAAGCGCTCATCTGCAACGATATGAACAATTCGCACCTGCGTCAGAAGTCAATCCACCTTGTTATCATCGTGCTTGCGGTTTTCGCTGTTTCCTACCTGCCTTTCCATGTGATGAAGAATCTCAACATGAGGGCCAGGCTCTACTTCCAGAGCCCCGACATGTGTGACTTTAATAACCGCGTCTACGCCACGTACCAGGTGACACGGGGGCTAGCCAGCCTCAATAGCTGCGTGGATCCTATTCTTTACTTCTTGGCAGGAGATACCTTCAGGAGAAAACTGTCTCGAGCCACTAAAAAGCCCTCCAGGAAGGGGGACAACCCCTTTCAGTCCAAAAGCGAAGAGACGGCTCTTAACAGCCTGGTTGAGTATGTGGAGAATGGAGACCGGAGGCTGTGA